GATGGGCGACGACCCGCTGTGGATGCTGACGGCGCCGATCCCCGCGACCAAGCGCGCGCTGGAGCGCAGCGGCTTGCGCCTGGCGGATATCGACGTGGTCGAGATCAACGAAGCCTTCGCCTCGGTGGCGATGGCCTGGCTGGCCGAGACCGGCTACGCGCCCGAGCGCACCAACCCCAACGGCGGCGCGATCGCGCTGGGCCACCCGCTGGGCGCCACCGGCGCGCGCCTGATGACCACGCTGCTGCACGAACTCGAACGCACCGGCGGCCGCTACGGCCTGCAGACCATGTGCGAGGGCGGCGGGCTGGCCAACGTCACCATCATCGAACGGCTGTAAGGAGACCGCCATGGGAATCTGCGACGGACGCACTGTCATCATCACCGGCGCCGGCGGCGGGCTGGGGCGCGCCTATGCACTGGCCTTCGGCGCCGAGGGCGCTAATGTGGTCGTCAACGACATCCGGCGCGAGGCGGCCGAGGCGGTCTGCGCGGAGATCCGCGCAGCCGGCGGCAGTGCGCTGGCCAGCGATGACGACATCACGCAGCTGGCCACCGCGCAGCGCATCGTCGATGCCGCGGTCGAGGCCTTCGGCGAGGTGCACGTGCTGGTCAACAACGCCGGCATCTGCCGCGACCGCATGTTCGTCAGCCTGACCGAGGCGGACTGGGACGACGTGATGCGTGTGCACCTGCGCGGCCACTTCTGCCTGGCCAACCTGCTGGCCAGGCGGTGGCGCGATGCGGCCAAGGCCGGCCGCGCCGTCGACGCGCGCATCATCAACACCAGCTCCGGCGCGGGCCTGCAGGGCTCGGTCGGACAGTCCAACTACGCCGCCGCCAAGGCCGGCATTGCCGCGCTGACGCTGGTGCAGGCCGCCGAGCTGGGCCGCTATGGCATCACCGCCAACGCGCTGGCGCCGGCCGCGCGCACCGGCATGACCGAGCAGGTGTTCGCCGCCATGATGAAGGCGCCGGAAGGCGGCTTCGACTACTACGATCCGGCCAACGTTGCGCCGCTGGTGGTGTGGCTCGGCAGCGCGGACTCGGCGCAGGTCAACGGCCGCATGTTCGAGGCGGCCGGCGGCATGGTGTCGCTTGCCGATGGCTGGCGCACCGGGCCGAAAGCCGACAAGGGCGGGCGCTGGCAGCCGGCAGAAGTGGGCGCGGCGGTGGCCGGACTGCTGGCGCAGGCGCAGCCGCCGCAGGCGGTCTACGGCACCTGAGCGCGACGGCCATGGACTTCTCTCATTCCGTGGAATTTGGCGTCGAACACCAGATGGTCCGCGACAGCGCGCGCGACTACCTCGCCGTGCACAGCGATTCGGCGGCGGTGCGGCGCGCGACCGAGGCGGGTCCGGCGCACGATGACGCGCTGTGGCGCGCAATCGCGGGCGAGCTTGGCTGGTGCGGCATCGCGTTGCCCGAAGCGGTGGGCGGCGCCGGCCTGGGCGCTCCCGGGCTGGTGCTGCTGCAGGAGCAACTGGGACAGCGCCTGGCTTGCGTGCCGTTCTGGTCGACGGCGTGCGTGGCGGCGCCGTGGCTGCAGGGCAGCGTCGGCCACAGCGCGCAGTGGCTGGAACGATTGGCTGCTGGCGAGTGCCGCGCCGCGGCAGTGCTGCCGGACGATGGCGGCTGGCACTACGACGGTGTCGCGATCACCGCGCAGGCAGGCGCGGACGGCTTCGTGCTGCGCGGCAGCGCCGGCCAGGTGGCCGATGCCGCTGGCGCCGACTGGTTGCTGGTGCCGGCACGGCTCGATGACGGCTCGCCCGCGCTGTTCCTGCTGGAACCCGCTGCGCTGGCGCAGGATGTGCGTTTCGTGCTGGCGCCGCTGGACACGCTCGACCGCACGCGGCCGCTGGCATCGCTGCAGCTGGACGGCCTGTCCGTTGCGCCAGGTGCCTGCCTGGTACGCGGGAACGACGCGGCGCAGGGCCTGGCCCGGGCCTGGTGGCACGGCAAGCTGATGCTGGCGGCGGAGCAGCTCGGCGCGGCCCAGCAGTGCCTGGACCTGACCGTCGCCTATGCGTCGGAGCGCATCCAGTTCGGCCGCGCCATCGCTTCGTTCCAGGCGGTCAAGCACCGCTGCGCGCAGATGATGGTGCTGGTCGAGGCCGCGCGCTCGGCGGTGTATGGCGCGGCGCAGGCGTGGGAATCGGAGCCTGCCGACCAGGCCCGCCTCGACATCGCCGCCGCTTCCGTCGCGGCCGACGATGCCCTGCGCTTCTGTGCGCAGGAGGCCATCCAGC
This genomic window from Cupriavidus oxalaticus contains:
- a CDS encoding SDR family oxidoreductase, which gives rise to MGICDGRTVIITGAGGGLGRAYALAFGAEGANVVVNDIRREAAEAVCAEIRAAGGSALASDDDITQLATAQRIVDAAVEAFGEVHVLVNNAGICRDRMFVSLTEADWDDVMRVHLRGHFCLANLLARRWRDAAKAGRAVDARIINTSSGAGLQGSVGQSNYAAAKAGIAALTLVQAAELGRYGITANALAPAARTGMTEQVFAAMMKAPEGGFDYYDPANVAPLVVWLGSADSAQVNGRMFEAAGGMVSLADGWRTGPKADKGGRWQPAEVGAAVAGLLAQAQPPQAVYGT
- a CDS encoding acyl-CoA dehydrogenase family protein, with translation MDFSHSVEFGVEHQMVRDSARDYLAVHSDSAAVRRATEAGPAHDDALWRAIAGELGWCGIALPEAVGGAGLGAPGLVLLQEQLGQRLACVPFWSTACVAAPWLQGSVGHSAQWLERLAAGECRAAAVLPDDGGWHYDGVAITAQAGADGFVLRGSAGQVADAAGADWLLVPARLDDGSPALFLLEPAALAQDVRFVLAPLDTLDRTRPLASLQLDGLSVAPGACLVRGNDAAQGLARAWWHGKLMLAAEQLGAAQQCLDLTVAYASERIQFGRAIASFQAVKHRCAQMMVLVEAARSAVYGAAQAWESEPADQARLDIAAASVAADDALRFCAQEAIQLHGGVGFTWEYDPQLYFKRAQAAGHWLGGARAALAYLADHGPQAWRTA